A single window of Methanothermobacter marburgensis str. Marburg DNA harbors:
- a CDS encoding DUF61 family protein, whose product MRGDRSDMLMKKEIFNLNRHLPSRRKTLEELLREDRPHVTGADGTRHRFKWAELEDLRGMLTEDEARRLRLPIYIEIESETSGARIAGDIEVKVVSEVLERDDEGDEIYIYRPEMRVLRARFPTVTQYMFLVREL is encoded by the coding sequence ATGAGAGGTGACAGATCAGACATGCTGATGAAGAAGGAGATCTTTAACCTCAACCGTCATCTCCCCTCAAGGAGGAAGACCCTGGAGGAGCTCCTCAGGGAGGACAGGCCCCATGTTACAGGGGCTGATGGCACCAGGCACAGGTTCAAATGGGCTGAACTTGAAGACCTCAGGGGGATGCTGACTGAGGATGAGGCAAGGAGGCTGAGGCTCCCGATATACATTGAGATAGAATCTGAGACCTCAGGTGCAAGGATCGCCGGTGATATTGAGGTGAAGGTGGTCTCGGAGGTCCTTGAGAGGGATGATGAGGGTGATGAGATCTACATCTACAGACCTGAGATGAGGGTGCTGAGGGCGAGGTTTCCAACGGTTACACAGTACATGTTCCTTGTGAGGGAGCTCTAA
- a CDS encoding restriction endonuclease subunit S: MNTVEFKDSPVGRIPVDWDVVSLGEVVDQRRESIQPAGEGKNNFVGLEHIRSGETKLCEYVSDEGIRSTKYRFYTGDILYGKLRPYLDKAVLADINGICSTDLIVLTPSDRIIPEFLIYFIHTNQFIQRAVSTTSGTNHPRTSWKAISKFRMALPPLEEQKRISEILQDVDGAIEKVNKEIGVTEKLKRGLMQRLLMEGINHTEFKDSPVGRIPVDWDVVKLGDLFTFKNGKRPPVLNEGEIPIYGANGKMGLTSNYLKTKDKALIFGRVGSSGEVHLSKGCVWVSDNAIYTESYDSKRVNVHFMFYLIKFKDLKRFATKTTHPIITQTFINNFKVPLPPLEEQKRISEILQDVDRRLELLTERKVKLENIKRGLMNDLLTGKRRVRITS; encoded by the coding sequence GTGAATACTGTGGAATTCAAGGATTCTCCTGTTGGCAGGATTCCTGTGGATTGGGATGTTGTCAGTTTGGGTGAGGTTGTGGATCAGAGAAGAGAGTCCATTCAACCCGCGGGGGAAGGTAAAAATAATTTTGTTGGGTTAGAACATATAAGATCTGGAGAAACTAAACTTTGTGAATATGTGTCTGATGAAGGTATCCGCAGTACAAAGTACAGATTTTACACTGGAGATATTTTATATGGTAAACTGAGACCGTATCTCGATAAAGCAGTATTAGCGGATATAAATGGAATTTGTTCAACGGATTTAATAGTCTTAACACCCTCCGATAGGATAATTCCTGAATTTCTTATCTATTTTATTCATACAAATCAATTTATTCAAAGAGCAGTATCTACGACTTCAGGAACTAACCATCCAAGGACATCGTGGAAAGCAATTAGTAAATTTAGGATGGCTCTTCCTCCTCTTGAGGAGCAGAAAAGGATTTCAGAGATACTCCAGGATGTTGATGGTGCGATAGAGAAGGTTAATAAGGAGATAGGGGTTACAGAGAAACTTAAGAGGGGTCTCATGCAGAGGCTTCTGATGGAGGGCATCAACCATACGGAATTTAAGGATTCCCCTGTTGGCAGGATTCCTGTGGATTGGGATGTTGTTAAGTTAGGTGATTTATTCACTTTTAAAAATGGAAAAAGGCCCCCTGTTTTGAATGAGGGAGAAATACCAATATATGGTGCTAATGGAAAAATGGGATTAACTTCCAATTATTTGAAAACTAAGGATAAGGCACTGATATTTGGGAGAGTGGGATCCTCTGGCGAGGTCCACCTCTCAAAAGGATGTGTTTGGGTCAGTGATAATGCTATTTATACTGAATCCTATGATTCAAAGCGTGTCAATGTGCATTTCATGTTTTATTTAATTAAATTTAAAGATCTTAAAAGATTTGCAACAAAGACAACTCACCCTATTATAACTCAAACATTCATCAATAACTTTAAAGTCCCTCTTCCCCCTCTTGAGGAGCAGAAAAGGATTTCAGAGATACTCCAGGATGTGGACAGAAGGCTCGAGCTCCTCACGGAGAGGAAGGTTAAACTTGAAAACATAAAGAGGGGGCTCATGAACGACCTCCTGACAGGTAAAAGGAGGGTCAGAATAACATCATAG
- a CDS encoding ATP-grasp domain-containing protein translates to MEEILVIGVNTRPVVESAFRLGYRVYSAGYYCTADFKHYTERRCILRERSGESCGRFHENFSQEKLLEAASDFIERADGIIPLTGAPPLPGEKVLGNSRVDHVEDKYRLYRRIRNSYPTPETHLISDPAEAMEIVAAGEKKYIAKPVSGAGGFGVTEFREGDGEFLLQEYIEGVPVSASVLSTGEDAITVLTSRQIIDRGVPGFEGQFVYAGNMTPGPSGEIEDLASDLILDLSLRGSNGVDLIMRDSELYVIEVNPRIQGTFECAEASLGINMVDAHIRACMGELIEKPDPVSYAVKRILYAPARCRVGEIKTMGVHDLPVPGTIIEEGEPLLTVLASHNSMEAAENLASNICSRVKKELHYLRCPPPRPQGV, encoded by the coding sequence ATGGAGGAAATACTTGTAATAGGCGTCAACACCCGACCTGTGGTTGAATCAGCCTTCAGGTTAGGGTACAGGGTCTACTCTGCAGGTTACTACTGCACAGCAGACTTCAAGCACTACACCGAAAGAAGGTGCATACTGAGGGAGCGTAGCGGTGAAAGCTGCGGGAGATTCCATGAGAACTTCAGTCAGGAGAAGCTCCTTGAAGCAGCCTCAGATTTCATAGAAAGGGCTGATGGTATAATCCCCCTCACAGGCGCACCCCCTCTCCCAGGGGAGAAGGTCCTCGGTAACTCCAGGGTTGATCACGTGGAGGACAAGTACCGCCTCTACAGGAGGATCAGGAACTCATACCCCACACCCGAGACACACCTCATCAGTGACCCTGCCGAGGCGATGGAGATTGTAGCTGCAGGGGAGAAGAAATACATCGCAAAGCCGGTTTCCGGCGCTGGAGGCTTTGGTGTCACCGAGTTCCGCGAAGGTGATGGGGAGTTCCTCCTCCAGGAGTACATCGAGGGCGTCCCTGTGAGTGCCTCTGTTCTTTCAACCGGAGAGGATGCCATCACGGTTCTGACGAGCAGGCAGATCATCGACAGGGGCGTACCTGGATTTGAGGGGCAGTTCGTCTACGCCGGTAACATGACACCAGGGCCCTCAGGGGAGATTGAGGATCTTGCCAGTGACCTCATACTTGACCTCTCCCTGCGCGGATCCAACGGCGTCGACCTCATAATGAGGGACTCCGAGCTGTATGTCATAGAGGTCAATCCCAGGATACAGGGGACCTTTGAGTGTGCTGAAGCCTCCCTGGGAATAAACATGGTGGATGCCCATATCAGGGCATGCATGGGCGAGCTTATAGAAAAACCGGACCCGGTCAGTTATGCTGTTAAGAGGATACTCTATGCCCCGGCAAGGTGCCGGGTGGGTGAGATAAAAACCATGGGGGTCCATGACCTTCCTGTCCCGGGAACCATAATTGAGGAGGGTGAACCCCTGCTGACCGTCCTGGCCTCCCATAACTCCATGGAGGCCGCTGAGAACCTTGCATCAAACATCTGCTCCAGGGTCAAGAAAGAACTCCATTACCTCCGATGCCCCCCACCTCGACCACAGGGAGTATGA
- a CDS encoding ATP synthase subunit B translates to MNVNIKTREYTTVTEVSGPLMIVEGVEGVAYSEIVEIETPTGEKRRGQVLEVREDLAVVQVFEGTSDLNTETTKIRFTGETAKIGVSLDMMGRIFDGTGKPIDGGPEIIPEKELDINGSPMNPAAREFPAEFIQTGISTIDGMNTLVRGQKLPIFSGSGLPHNELAAQIARQAKVLAEESEFAVIFAAMGITHEEANYFMRDFERTGALERVTVFMNLADDPAIERIITPRMALTTAEYFAFEHDMHVLVILTDLTNYCEALREISAAREEVPGRRGYPGYMYTDLASLYERAGRIVGKEGSITQMPILVMPQDDITHPIPDLTGYITEGQIVLSRDLHRKGIYPPVDVLPSLSRLMSGGIGEGRTREDHSGVSDQLYSAYAEGRDLRDLMAVVGEEALTERDRKFLKFADEFEKRFITQARDEDRSIEETLNLGWELLSLLPRSELKRVREEHIPKYLPGAE, encoded by the coding sequence ATGAACGTTAACATCAAAACCCGTGAATACACCACCGTCACAGAGGTCTCAGGTCCTTTAATGATCGTTGAGGGTGTTGAAGGGGTTGCCTACAGTGAGATAGTGGAGATTGAAACACCCACAGGTGAGAAGAGAAGGGGACAGGTACTGGAAGTCAGGGAGGACCTTGCAGTCGTACAGGTCTTTGAGGGTACCAGTGACCTCAACACAGAGACAACAAAGATAAGGTTCACAGGTGAAACAGCGAAGATCGGCGTATCCCTGGACATGATGGGCCGAATATTCGACGGTACAGGTAAACCCATAGACGGTGGCCCTGAGATCATACCCGAGAAGGAGCTCGACATCAACGGTAGCCCCATGAACCCCGCTGCAAGGGAGTTCCCTGCCGAGTTCATACAGACCGGTATATCAACCATTGACGGGATGAACACCCTGGTGAGGGGTCAGAAGCTGCCTATATTCTCAGGTTCAGGGCTTCCACACAACGAACTGGCAGCCCAGATCGCAAGGCAGGCCAAGGTGCTTGCAGAGGAGAGCGAATTCGCGGTTATCTTCGCGGCCATGGGTATCACCCACGAAGAGGCAAACTACTTCATGAGGGACTTCGAGAGGACAGGGGCCCTTGAGCGTGTTACGGTCTTCATGAACCTGGCAGACGACCCTGCCATTGAGCGTATCATCACCCCGAGGATGGCCCTCACAACAGCAGAGTACTTTGCCTTCGAGCACGACATGCACGTCCTGGTCATACTCACCGACCTCACAAACTACTGTGAGGCCCTAAGGGAGATCTCAGCTGCAAGGGAGGAGGTCCCAGGACGAAGGGGTTACCCGGGGTACATGTACACCGACCTTGCAAGCCTCTATGAGAGGGCAGGGCGTATAGTCGGCAAGGAGGGGTCAATCACACAGATGCCCATACTGGTGATGCCACAGGACGACATCACACACCCCATACCTGACCTGACAGGTTACATCACCGAGGGCCAGATAGTGCTGAGCCGTGACCTCCACCGTAAGGGTATATACCCACCGGTGGACGTGCTCCCATCACTATCCAGGCTCATGAGTGGTGGTATCGGTGAGGGAAGGACACGTGAGGACCACAGCGGTGTCTCAGACCAGCTATACAGTGCCTACGCCGAGGGACGTGACCTCAGGGACCTCATGGCGGTTGTGGGTGAGGAGGCCCTCACAGAGAGGGACCGCAAGTTCCTCAAATTCGCTGATGAATTTGAGAAACGCTTCATCACCCAGGCACGTGACGAGGACCGCTCCATAGAGGAGACCCTCAACCTCGGATGGGAACTGCTATCACTCCTCCCGAGGTCCGAACTCAAGAGGGTCCGCGAGGAGCACATACCCAAGTACCTCCCGGGTGCCGAATAA
- a CDS encoding DUF22 domain-containing protein codes for MVRILTRFGQVREAEEKYRRELVDFRMGEVYGNLRAIIADEDVEVRAGEAKPVKIKEVSIPANHIVFMCAYATNPLGHPIAAGEETPLPISMDRKADHATFVAAADGKISRNDLLGVLIILPVELTH; via the coding sequence ATGGTTAGGATACTCACAAGGTTCGGCCAGGTCCGCGAGGCCGAGGAGAAATACAGGAGGGAACTCGTGGACTTCAGGATGGGTGAGGTCTACGGGAACCTCAGGGCCATCATTGCAGACGAGGACGTTGAGGTCAGGGCCGGCGAAGCAAAGCCGGTTAAGATCAAGGAGGTCAGTATACCGGCAAACCACATAGTCTTCATGTGTGCCTACGCCACGAACCCCCTGGGTCATCCGATAGCTGCAGGGGAGGAGACACCCCTACCCATAAGCATGGACCGTAAGGCAGACCATGCAACCTTCGTAGCTGCTGCAGACGGGAAAATCAGCAGGAACGACCTCCTGGGTGTCCTCATAATTCTACCGGTTGAATTAACCCACTAA
- the heR gene encoding heliorhodopsin HeR, producing MDNIERIKMIEKSPISFEGLRKLNIAAGSLHLIQGLLMVALGYLLTWDRDIYTFYLKFKILSLNPPSFQVLPSPEVAFTVSYLGVILASFLLISAVAHFTIAFLRNESYVENLKRGMNPYRWYEYALSSSIMIVILATFVGVWDLWSLVMIFVLNASMIMFGYLMEKINQYTEKIDWSPYLLGCISGFTPWVVIAAYFIAALGSAETQPPDFVYLTLLIYFVMFNTFSVNMLLQYRGVGKWRDYLYGERVYIILSLVAKTLLAWLVFIGVFSPF from the coding sequence ATGGACAACATTGAAAGAATTAAAATGATTGAGAAGTCCCCTATAAGTTTTGAGGGGCTGAGGAAGCTGAACATAGCGGCCGGGTCCCTGCACCTGATCCAGGGGCTTCTGATGGTTGCGCTGGGTTACCTGCTCACCTGGGACAGGGACATCTACACGTTTTACCTGAAGTTCAAGATACTCTCACTGAATCCGCCGTCATTCCAGGTCCTTCCCAGCCCTGAGGTGGCATTCACCGTGAGCTACCTCGGGGTGATCCTTGCATCCTTCCTCCTGATATCTGCGGTGGCCCACTTCACAATAGCCTTCCTCAGGAATGAGAGTTACGTTGAGAACCTGAAGAGGGGTATGAACCCCTACCGCTGGTACGAGTATGCTCTCTCAAGTTCAATAATGATAGTGATACTGGCCACCTTCGTGGGGGTCTGGGACCTCTGGTCACTTGTGATGATCTTCGTCCTCAACGCATCGATGATAATGTTCGGCTACCTGATGGAGAAGATCAACCAGTACACCGAGAAGATCGACTGGTCACCCTACCTACTGGGGTGCATCTCAGGCTTCACCCCATGGGTGGTCATTGCAGCCTACTTCATCGCCGCCCTGGGCTCCGCCGAGACACAGCCACCGGACTTCGTCTACCTCACACTGCTCATCTACTTTGTGATGTTCAACACATTCTCCGTCAACATGCTGCTGCAGTACAGGGGTGTCGGTAAATGGAGGGACTACCTCTACGGTGAGAGGGTCTACATCATACTGAGCCTGGTTGCAAAGACCCTGCTGGCCTGGCTGGTGTTCATAGGGGTGTTCTCACCCTTCTAG
- a CDS encoding V-type ATP synthase subunit D translates to MAQEMIEGINPTRMELLKLKQREKLAVKGYSLLKEKRNALIMEFFNILERVKGSREKVEEHLKEAFSDLTEAQVLMGDTAVERAAMSVRESVEVDIDSRSIMGVVVPVVDARATQRTVVERGYGLVDTSVKLDEAARKFEESLALIIELGEIEKTIRLLAGEIESTKRRVNALEHIIIPRLKNTVKYIEMRLEEMERENFVRLKMIKKSMEME, encoded by the coding sequence ATGGCACAGGAAATGATTGAGGGGATCAACCCCACAAGGATGGAGCTCCTGAAACTCAAGCAGCGTGAGAAACTCGCTGTCAAGGGTTACAGTCTCCTCAAGGAGAAGAGGAACGCCCTTATCATGGAGTTCTTCAACATCCTTGAGAGGGTTAAGGGTTCCCGTGAAAAGGTGGAGGAGCACCTCAAGGAGGCCTTCTCTGACCTCACAGAGGCCCAGGTACTCATGGGCGACACTGCAGTTGAGAGGGCTGCAATGTCTGTGAGGGAGTCCGTGGAGGTCGACATAGACTCAAGGAGTATAATGGGTGTCGTTGTACCGGTGGTCGATGCCCGGGCAACCCAGAGGACCGTGGTTGAACGTGGATACGGCCTTGTGGACACATCAGTAAAACTCGACGAGGCAGCCAGAAAATTCGAGGAGTCCCTGGCACTCATAATAGAACTCGGTGAGATCGAGAAGACCATAAGGCTCCTCGCCGGTGAGATAGAATCAACCAAGCGAAGGGTTAACGCCCTCGAACACATCATAATCCCGAGGCTCAAGAACACCGTCAAGTACATTGAGATGAGGCTCGAGGAGATGGAGAGGGAGAACTTCGTCAGGTTGAAGATGATCAAAAAATCCATGGAGATGGAGTGA
- the ppcA gene encoding phosphoenolpyruvate carboxylase, with the protein MKVPRCMSTQHPDNVNPPFFAEEPELGGEDEIREAYYVFSHLGCDEQMWDCEGKEVDNYVVKKLLTKYQAFFRDHVLGEDLRLTLRVPNPTVERAEAKILLETLESIPRSYDTASLFYGMDAAPVFEVILPMTSSSSCLNRIHSYYLDFVKGKERLQLADGVTVKEWIGEFRPDEINVIPLFEDHEGMLNAAKITGEYLDGKDIPEQRVFLARSDPAMNYGMISATLLNRIALSDFRDLEEESGVKLYPIIGMGSAPFRGNLRPDNVEDVTGEYRGAYTFTVQSSFKYDHEPSDVIRGIKELRSVKPGRAAEIEREGVLEILSAYCREYRRQVMDLVDIINRVARYVPGRRKRKLHIGLFGYSRSMGNVSLPRAITFTAALYSLGVPPELLGFNALSSGDLEFIEEVYPGLGRDLHDAARYANPESPFLSPEVKSSFEEYLEPEYDEGHMKTTEEIIRALRINRTANLQELILEAASQRKFLG; encoded by the coding sequence ATGAAGGTTCCAAGATGCATGAGTACACAGCATCCAGACAACGTTAACCCGCCGTTCTTTGCAGAAGAACCTGAACTGGGTGGTGAAGACGAGATAAGGGAGGCATACTACGTCTTCTCACACCTGGGATGTGACGAACAGATGTGGGACTGCGAGGGCAAGGAAGTGGACAACTACGTTGTAAAGAAACTCCTCACAAAGTACCAGGCCTTCTTCAGGGACCATGTCCTGGGTGAGGATCTGAGGCTCACCCTCAGGGTGCCCAACCCCACAGTTGAGAGGGCCGAGGCAAAGATACTCCTTGAGACCCTTGAGAGCATACCCAGATCCTATGACACCGCAAGCCTCTTCTACGGGATGGACGCAGCCCCGGTCTTCGAGGTCATCCTCCCCATGACCTCATCAAGCAGCTGCCTCAACCGGATCCACAGCTACTACCTGGACTTTGTGAAGGGTAAGGAGAGGCTGCAGCTCGCAGATGGTGTGACCGTCAAGGAGTGGATAGGTGAATTCCGGCCCGACGAGATCAACGTTATCCCCCTCTTCGAGGACCATGAGGGGATGCTGAACGCCGCCAAGATCACAGGCGAGTACCTTGATGGTAAGGATATCCCGGAGCAGAGGGTCTTCCTTGCAAGGTCAGACCCTGCCATGAACTACGGTATGATATCAGCCACACTCCTCAACAGGATAGCCCTCTCAGACTTCCGGGACCTTGAGGAAGAGTCAGGAGTTAAACTCTACCCAATAATAGGTATGGGCTCAGCTCCCTTCAGGGGTAACCTCCGCCCCGATAATGTGGAGGACGTTACCGGGGAGTACCGTGGCGCCTACACCTTCACTGTCCAGTCATCCTTCAAGTACGACCATGAACCATCAGATGTCATCAGGGGCATAAAGGAACTAAGGTCTGTTAAACCTGGCAGGGCAGCTGAAATCGAGCGTGAAGGTGTCCTGGAGATACTTTCAGCCTACTGCCGGGAGTACAGGAGGCAGGTCATGGACCTCGTGGACATCATAAACAGGGTTGCGAGGTACGTGCCCGGCAGGAGGAAGAGGAAGCTCCACATCGGACTCTTCGGATACTCAAGGAGCATGGGAAACGTTTCACTCCCAAGGGCAATAACCTTCACAGCGGCCCTCTACTCGCTGGGGGTTCCCCCGGAGCTGCTCGGGTTCAACGCGCTATCATCAGGTGACCTTGAATTCATTGAGGAGGTCTACCCGGGTCTTGGAAGGGACCTCCATGACGCTGCAAGGTACGCCAACCCTGAATCACCATTCCTCAGCCCTGAGGTTAAATCCTCCTTTGAGGAGTACCTTGAACCTGAGTATGATGAGGGGCACATGAAGACCACAGAGGAGATCATAAGGGCCCTCAGAATCAACCGGACAGCCAACCTCCAGGAGCTCATCCTTGAGGCTGCAAGCCAGAGGAAGTTCCTCGGCTGA
- a CDS encoding N-6 DNA methylase codes for MKLPKWLEEKYDLLWDKFEDREFRSTEALEILGKEHLIDEKSLSAAISEMRKKGWIETRKDPADERRSIYMLRPKSEIIQDYLTLKDDKLGRADIERILKGAADLIRTRVDYKFILVLLFMKQMSDKWMMEYQKAYEDAIKEYGLSEEEARLEARNSAYHDLDIKEDYLWDNIRKDVENLPIKFAGALKNLAELNPAFKDVVDAFDFVEFTQSQENREILRQLVELFSEKKLTNVDPDILGDAYEWILRYFAPTKAKEGEVYTPREVIRLLVEILDPKPGESVYDPASASNGMLIISHKYVKETYGEAERLFLYGQEVNRKTMALGSMNMYIHDIKDHHIAHGDTLLYPKFKESDGIMRFDVVIANPPWNQDGYGEDTLKKGDYWRERFRYGFVNKQSADWAWIQHMIASAKDDGRIGVVIDNGCLFRGGREKSIRSAVLEDDLIEAVILLPEKLFYNTGAPGAIIILNKDKDEERRGKVLFINAGEEYEKHPEVRKLNILSDGNIERILEAYREFQDDDGFSRVVDLDEIRENDYNLNVPLYAFPEEELEDIDVAGEWMRLSEIEEELAEVDERIRGYLDELGYMGVKM; via the coding sequence ATGAAACTACCAAAATGGCTTGAAGAAAAATATGACCTCCTCTGGGATAAATTTGAGGACCGGGAATTCAGGAGCACTGAGGCCCTTGAAATACTTGGAAAGGAACATCTAATTGATGAAAAGTCCCTTTCAGCTGCAATATCCGAGATGAGGAAGAAGGGGTGGATAGAGACAAGAAAGGATCCCGCTGATGAGAGAAGAAGTATCTACATGCTCAGACCCAAATCAGAGATCATACAGGATTACCTCACCCTCAAGGACGATAAACTTGGCCGTGCAGACATAGAGAGGATACTCAAGGGGGCAGCAGACCTCATAAGGACAAGGGTCGACTACAAGTTCATCCTGGTCCTCCTGTTCATGAAACAGATGAGTGACAAGTGGATGATGGAGTACCAGAAGGCATACGAGGATGCCATAAAGGAGTATGGCCTCAGTGAGGAGGAGGCGAGGCTTGAGGCACGTAACAGTGCATACCATGACCTTGACATAAAGGAGGATTACCTGTGGGACAACATAAGGAAGGACGTTGAGAACCTGCCCATAAAATTTGCAGGGGCCCTCAAGAACCTCGCAGAACTCAACCCTGCCTTCAAGGACGTGGTGGACGCCTTTGACTTCGTGGAGTTCACACAGAGTCAGGAGAACCGGGAGATACTCAGGCAGCTCGTTGAACTATTCAGTGAGAAGAAACTCACAAACGTTGACCCCGACATCCTTGGAGACGCCTATGAATGGATACTGAGATACTTCGCCCCAACCAAGGCCAAGGAGGGCGAGGTCTACACACCCAGGGAGGTTATAAGGCTACTGGTCGAGATACTCGACCCAAAACCCGGCGAAAGCGTCTACGACCCGGCATCAGCGTCCAATGGTATGCTCATAATATCCCACAAGTACGTTAAGGAGACCTATGGTGAGGCCGAAAGGCTCTTCCTCTACGGACAGGAGGTCAACAGGAAGACAATGGCCTTAGGATCAATGAACATGTACATACATGACATAAAGGATCACCACATAGCCCATGGTGACACACTCCTCTACCCCAAATTCAAGGAATCAGACGGGATCATGAGGTTCGACGTAGTGATAGCCAACCCACCATGGAACCAGGATGGTTACGGTGAGGACACCCTCAAGAAGGGGGATTACTGGAGGGAGAGATTCAGGTACGGATTTGTGAACAAGCAGTCCGCTGACTGGGCATGGATACAGCACATGATAGCCTCTGCCAAGGATGACGGGAGGATAGGTGTGGTTATAGATAATGGTTGCCTCTTCAGGGGTGGCCGTGAGAAGAGTATAAGGTCAGCTGTACTGGAGGACGACCTCATAGAGGCGGTTATACTTCTCCCTGAAAAATTATTCTACAATACAGGTGCCCCGGGGGCAATAATAATCCTCAACAAGGATAAGGATGAGGAAAGGAGGGGTAAGGTCCTCTTCATCAATGCAGGTGAGGAGTATGAGAAGCACCCTGAGGTCAGGAAGCTGAACATCCTATCTGATGGGAACATTGAGAGGATACTTGAGGCCTACAGGGAGTTCCAGGATGATGATGGATTCTCAAGGGTTGTTGACCTTGATGAGATCCGTGAGAATGATTATAATCTGAACGTGCCCCTCTACGCATTCCCTGAGGAGGAGCTCGAGGATATTGATGTGGCGGGTGAGTGGATGCGCCTCTCAGAGATCGAGGAGGAACTCGCTGAAGTTGATGAGAGGATAAGGGGTTACCTGGATGAACTTGGGTATATGGGGGTGAAAATGTGA